The genomic segment GCGCGATGCCCTCGGCGCAGCAGAACGTGCGCTCAAGGAGCTCCCGCCGGCCCGTCACACGGCCTGACCTGCGTCGATGCAGGTTGACACTGCCTACCGGCGCTGGCAGAATCGCGCCACTATGCTTTCTAGGGAGGCCTTTTCGGCGAGCGTCCTCGTAGTTATCTGACCACGCGCGGCCCCGCGGGGCATGCGCGTGAACCTCTCGGCCGCCGAGGGGTTTTTTGTTAGGTCGATCCTTTCACCCGCCGAGGGTGAAATGTGGAGGTTGTGATGGGCAGGACGGCACTGGTGATCGTGGACATGCAGAACGACATGGCGCACGCCGACGGCCGGGCACCCATCATCGACGCCGTCCATAAAGCCCCGGTGATGAACGCGATCCTCGACGCGTTTCGGGAAGCGAAAGAGCCGGTTATCCATGTCGTGCGCTCCTACCGGGCCGACACCTGGGACGTCGAGCGCTTCCGCGTCCCGTTCTTCCAGAACGACCGCGGCTTCCTGGTCGAGCGCACCTGGGGTGCACAGATCATCGACCGCCTGGTTCCCGAGCCCGGCGAGCCCGTCGTGGTGAAGCAGCGCTTCAGCGGCTTCGCGTTCACCGAGCTCGACCTTCTGCTCCGCCGCGCCGGGGTCACCAAGATCGTCGTCGTCGGCGTCAACCTGCCGAACTGCCCGCGCACCACGATGTACGACGCGGTCGGGCTCGACTACGACGTCGTCGCGGTGGCCGATGCGCTCGCAACCACTAGTGACGAGACGCATCGCATCAACCTGCAGGACCTCAGCGCCATCGGCGTGCGGATCGCGACCGCGGACGAGGTCATCCGCGAGATCGCACGCGCGTCGGACCGGATCTCGAACAACTAATCCAGGGGAGTGGTGTCGTGAAGATCACCGGAGCACAGGCAATGGTCCGCTCGCTCGAGCAGGAGGGCGTCGAGGTGATCTTCGGCATCCCGGGCGGCGCCATCCTGCCCGCGTACGATCCGATCCTCGACTCGCCGATCCGCCACATCCTGTGTCGGCACGAGCAGGGTGCCGCGCACGCCGCCGACGGATACGCGCAGGCGACCGGCGAGCCCGGCGTCTGCATGGCGACCTCGGGGCCCGGTGTGACGAACCTCGTCACCGGCCTCGCGAGCGCCTACATGGACTCGATCCCGATGGTGGCGATCTCGGGTCAGGTCCCGACGTGGGCGGTCGGTGGCGACGCGTTCCAGGAGTGCGACGCGACCGGGATCACGATGCCGGTCACCAAGCACAACTTCCTGGTGATGGACGCGCAAGAGATTCCCAAGACCATCGCGGAGGCGTTCCATATCGCGCGAACCGGTCGGCCGGGCCCGGTTCTGGTCGACATCCCCAAGGACGTCCTCCAAGCGGAGATGGCGTGGTGGTACCCGGAAGAGGTCGACCTCC from the Actinomycetota bacterium genome contains:
- a CDS encoding isochorismatase family cysteine hydrolase; the protein is MGRTALVIVDMQNDMAHADGRAPIIDAVHKAPVMNAILDAFREAKEPVIHVVRSYRADTWDVERFRVPFFQNDRGFLVERTWGAQIIDRLVPEPGEPVVVKQRFSGFAFTELDLLLRRAGVTKIVVVGVNLPNCPRTTMYDAVGLDYDVVAVADALATTSDETHRINLQDLSAIGVRIATADEVIREIARASDRISNN